From the genome of Candidatus Defluviilinea proxima:
TATCATACCCCGCTCCCCGGTTTTTCATAGTCGGGGAGCCAGTCTTAATAACAACAAGGCGACTCGATTTTGAGTCGCCTTGTTGTTATTTTCTGAATTAGCTTATTGAGGGCAAGATCAATTTGTGCGGGTCGTAAAGTCTGAACGAAACTTTATATGTACCTGTCGGTTTTGATCAACTCGTGCTTCCTTCAAAACTGTGTCCAAGATTCGCTTCTTCAACATAAACACCTGATGTCTCTCCTCCTGGGCTTGAGGATCGGCATGAATCAGCTCAACCATCTCTGACTGCAATTCGGCTACATATTTCTTTATCTGTTCTTCCAAGTCAAGTTTTGTAAAATCGTCCTTCGTTCGCTCAATGGTTGTCAGCCTACGTTGCACTCCTCGTTCCTTCTCATACAGTGCGTTCATCTGGGGAGTGAGCTCTTCATCAGGCATTCGTTCTTTGCAAGCTTTGGTGATGAATTCCTGACGTTCATCGTTTAGCCTTTTGAGTTCTTTATGCAGACGTATTTCCTCTCGCTGCATTTGTTCGTAGTCTTTCTGCAATCGGGAAACTTTAGCCTCCGCTTCAGCCAGAAGGTAAGCTGGGTTGGTAATAAATTCGCTTACCTTCTCCCAGATTTGGGCTTCGGCTTGTTTGGCGCTAATCGACTTGGGGCAATCTGAGGTTCGTAACTCCTTATGCGACTGCGGGCAGAAATAGGTCCCGATGGGAGTCTTGCGCTCGATCCACTCCCCATTTCGGCTGCGACGGTGAGTTGCTGTTTTTGCTTGCCAGGTCAGGTTACATGAGCACTTTAGATGTCCGGAAAGCAGATAGTCATGGCGGATTTGTTGGGGGGAATTGGTTTTATTCCTTTCGCGTTGCGCCTTGAACAACTCATAGGTAGGGATATCGATAATAGGCTCCACCGGGATTTGAAAAGTTTCACCACCACGCGATTGTTCCTTGTAGCCATAGGCATACTCTTTCGCAGATTCAAAAATCCCCTGGATGCTGGAGCGAGCCCAGTGGATATGCCTCGGTGTGCTGCTCCCCTTCTGTGGAGCGTTGCCGGCAATCAGTCTTTCACGGATCTGTGACAGTGAAACACCCTTGTTGTACCATTCAAAGATTTTCCTGACCCAGTCTGCTTCTTCATCAACAACATGGATCTTGTCACCGATACGAATATACCCGTAGCGGTCTTGCCCTGTGTTTGCTTTGCCCGCTTTCAGTCGTGCTTTGACCCCCATTCCCAATCGCTCTTTCATTCCGTCCAATTCCATCTGGGCTGCCCAGGCACGGACAGGAGCGATCTTGGAATCGAAATTTTCTTTTGCCAACAGAATTTCGATCTTATAGTCCTGGACTGTTTCCAAAACCGTCAACATGGAACGCAATCCTCGGTACAGTCTGTCCTCTCGCCAGCCGAGAATGACATCGAACTCATCTCTGGCAGCGTCTTCGAGCATGGCTAACAGACCGGGACGGTCTGAACGACTGCCCGATGGCTCGACCATTTTGTTGCCCACGCGATATTTTTCCACGTCGCGATAAACACGAATCACTTGCAATCCTTTTTCCTGAGCCAGATGCAAGCAATCTGCTTCCTGTTCAATTGGGCTGGAATTTGCCCCTTGTGTTTCTGAAGAGGTACGGATGTAAATCACCGCTCTGCATGTCATTTGGATGTCCTCAATAATGAAAATATTTAAACCTGCCGGTTCAAATATACCGAAGAAAATGAAAGGGTAGGACCTAAGTGTCGCTAAGAAATCAGTCAGCATCGCTGCCATGTATCCCTGCCCTCAAGGGTTCATATCCCCTATTTGATCAATTACACCCTAACTTAGATAGTAGGTACTTATTTTAGACTTCTTCTATCGACACAACGGAAAGACCTGTTAGCCACAGCAACTAAAATTTAGCAATTGCAGAGCCTGTTATGTGGCCGAAATAGGACAGGTGCCGTTGCCAATTTTCACCTCATAACTGCAATCAGATCTGTCCGGCGCGGCATATATCATGAATACGGGTAAATTTCGACCCGCAAACGTAGGCGGCACGTAGGCGGCAAAAGCGACTATTTGTTGATAAAAGCGCCACTTGTGAGATCGTCTCACAAGTGGCGCTTTCTTTTATAATAATGAAACCATGAAACCAAACCGCTTCCCGATCCCGTTCCTCTTTCACTTGGGTTTGTTGCACGCATCGTTGGCATTGCGGTGATTGCTGATTACGCAAACTTACACACCCTTCGCATGTGGGGTGGACTGTTGAACGAAGTTGCAATCTTACTGTTTATTGGGATGACAGTTTATTCTGTTTGCAAGAGTTTGAGAGCAAAGGCATAATTATGCAAACCGATATTCTTCTCAAGCGATTGCAAACCTTTGAATTCCTGCGTGGACTCGATCACGAGACTCTTACCACTCTGTCAAAGAGTGCCGTCTGGAAAGTGTTCCCTCCTGATGCAGTAGTGTTCTGGGAAGGGGATACGGAAACTAATTTATATTACATGCAATATGGCTCGTTGAAAGTATTGAAGACTTCGCCAGAAGGTCGAGAACAGGTCTTGCGTTTCCTAGATGCGGGTGAAATATTTAATGAAATCGGCGTGTTCGCCAAGCGTGC
Proteins encoded in this window:
- a CDS encoding recombinase family protein, translating into MAAMLTDFLATLRSYPFIFFGIFEPAGLNIFIIEDIQMTCRAVIYIRTSSETQGANSSPIEQEADCLHLAQEKGLQVIRVYRDVEKYRVGNKMVEPSGSRSDRPGLLAMLEDAARDEFDVILGWREDRLYRGLRSMLTVLETVQDYKIEILLAKENFDSKIAPVRAWAAQMELDGMKERLGMGVKARLKAGKANTGQDRYGYIRIGDKIHVVDEEADWVRKIFEWYNKGVSLSQIRERLIAGNAPQKGSSTPRHIHWARSSIQGIFESAKEYAYGYKEQSRGGETFQIPVEPIIDIPTYELFKAQRERNKTNSPQQIRHDYLLSGHLKCSCNLTWQAKTATHRRSRNGEWIERKTPIGTYFCPQSHKELRTSDCPKSISAKQAEAQIWEKVSEFITNPAYLLAEAEAKVSRLQKDYEQMQREEIRLHKELKRLNDERQEFITKACKERMPDEELTPQMNALYEKERGVQRRLTTIERTKDDFTKLDLEEQIKKYVAELQSEMVELIHADPQAQEERHQVFMLKKRILDTVLKEARVDQNRQVHIKFRSDFTTRTN